One segment of Carya illinoinensis cultivar Pawnee chromosome 1, C.illinoinensisPawnee_v1, whole genome shotgun sequence DNA contains the following:
- the LOC122316365 gene encoding uncharacterized protein sll0005, translated as MVAAPQLGFCGTESLRCTFPAHHSLPNGTRSRLRRRNHRVFAVATGPKPTPTGSSVNGSSPPQKSVNGTSSRIGDVSQEIKRVRAQMEENEQLSILMKGLRGQNLKDSQFAADNVRLRLVEVDESSEFLPLVYDPASISAYWGKRPRAVATRIVQLLSVTGGFLSRLALDVINKKVKENEVARAIEIREIVTSLGPAYIKLGQALSIRPDILSPVAMIELQKLCDKVPSFPDDVAMALIEEELGQPWNNIYSELSSSPIAAASLGQVYKGRLKENGDLVAVKVQRPFVLETVTVDLFIIRNLGLVLRRFPQISTDVVGLVDEWAARFFEELDYVNEGKNGTIFAEMMRIDLPQVVVPKTYDKYTTRKVLTTAWIDGEKLSQSTESDVGELVNVGVICYLKQLLDTGFFHADPHPGNLIRTPDGKLAILDFGLVTKLTDDQKYGMIEAIAHLIHRDYGAIVKDFVKLDFIPEGVNLEPILPVLAKVFDQALEGGGAKNINFQELASDLAQITFDYPFRIPPYFALIIRAIGVLEGIALVGNPDFAIVDEAYPYIAQRLLTDESPRLKNALRYTIYGKSGVFDAERFIDVMQAFENFITAAKSGGGETLNGGMAELGFLQSQTGYTIPRISTNVSQQKQPIQTRAALAFLLSDKGNSFREFLLDEIVKGIDVVTRDQLVQIMSFLGVRNAAPVFSMVPTFGPFKPAALLPSISEEDKVILNNVEKIVEFLTAGSSISRTSNQGVVVTQVIQELLPVLPGISATVLPEVLNRLSSRVLARIIRDTFL; from the exons ATGGTTGCTGCACCACAGCTCGGCTTTTGTGGAACCGAGTCGCTTCGCTGCACCTTTCCGGCCCACCATTCACTGCCTAACGGTACCCGAAGTCGGCTTCGTAGACGGAACCACCGCGTTTTCGCGGTCGCCACTGGACCCAAACCAACCCCCACCGGTTCATCCGTCAATGGGTCCTCGCCGCCACAGAAATCAGTCAACGGAACTTCGTCG AGAATTGGAGATGTTTCACAGGAAATTAAAAGAGTGAGGGCACAGATGGAAGAAAATGAACAGTTGTCAATTCTGATGAAAGGTCTTCGGGGACAGAATCTAAAGGATTCGCAGTTTGCTGCTGATAATGTTCGGCTACGCCTCGTTGAG GTAGATGAAAGCAGTGAGTTTTTGCCTTTAGTCTATGATCCTGCCAGCATTTCAGCATATTGGGGAAAACGGCCACGTGCTGTTGCAACACGCATTGTTCAATTACTGTCTGTTACCGGGGGTTTTCTATCACGCCTTGCTTTGGATGTGATAAACAAGAAGGTCAAAGAG AATGAAGTTGCTAGAGCAATTGAGATAAGGGAAATAGTTACCTCTTTGGGTCCAGCATATATAAAACTCGGTCAAGCTTTGAGTATTCGCCCGGATATACTGTCACCTGTTGCAATGATTGAGCTGCAAAAGCTTTGCGATAAG GTTCCTTCATTTCCAGATGATGTAGCTATGGCTCTTATTGAGGAGGAACTTGGTCAGCCATGGAATAACATCTATTCTGAACTATCATCTTCCCCAATTGCTGCTG CATCTCTTGGACAGGTGTACAAGGGCCGTTTGAAAGAAAATGGGGATCTGGTTGCTGTTAAAGTGCAGAGGCCTTTTGTTCTTGAGACAGTTACAGTCGACTTGTTCATCATACGGAATTTAGGTTTGGTACTAAGAAGGTTTCCTCAG ATCTCCACGGATGTAGTCGGATTGGTTGATGAATGGGCTGCTCGATTTTTTGAGGAGCTAGATTATGTTAATGAAGGAAAAAACGGAACAATTTTTGCTGAAATGATGAGGATAGACCTTCCTCAG GTTGTTGTACCAAAAACCTATGATAAATATACAACAAGAAAGGTTCTTACTACAGCATGGATAGATGGAGAGAAGCTGTCACAAAGTACAGAAAGTGATGTAGGAGAACTTGTTAATGTTGGAGTCATATGCTACCTGAAGCAG TTGCTTGATACTGGATTTTTCCATGCTGATCCCCATCCTGGGAATTTAATCCGTACTCCAGATGGAAAGCTAGCTATACTTGATTTTG GCCTAGTTACAAAACTAACCGATGATCAAAAATATGGAATGATTGAAGCAATTGCTCACCTTATTCATCGGGATTATGGAGCTATAGTCAAAGACTTTGTTAAGCTTGATTTCATTCCAGAGGGAGTTAATTTGGAACCCATCTTACCTGTTTTGGCCAAGGTTTTTGATCAGGCACTTGAAGGTGGAGGGGCCAAGAATATCAATTTCCAGGAGCTGGCATCAGATTTAGCACAAATAACATTTGATTATCCGTTTAGAATACCCCCTTATTTTGCTCTTATAATCAGGGCAATTGGGGTACTAGAAGGCATAGCTTTGGTGGGAAACCCTGATTTTGCAATTGTGGATGAGGCCTATCCATATATTGCACAG AGGCTCTTGACTGATGAATCCCCCCGGTTAAAGAATGCTTTACGTTACACAATATATGGGAAATCTGGAGTTTTTGATGCTGAAAGATTCATTGATGTCATGCAAGCATTTGAGAATTTCATAACTGCAGCAAAAAGTGGAGGAGGGGAGACACTCAATGGGGGCATGGCTGAACTTGGCTTCCTGCAAAGTCAAACAGGGTATACAATTCCTAGAATTTCGACCAATGTATCTCAACAAAAGCAGCCAATTCAAACAAGGGCAGCCTTGGCATTTCTGCTGTCTGATAAAGGGAACTCTTTCCGAGAATTTCTTCTGGATGAG ATTGTAAAGGGCATTGACGTGGTTACAAGGGATCAGTTGGTACAGATAATGTCATTTCTAGGAGTCCGAAATGCTGCCCCAGTTTTTAGTATGGTTCCTACTTTTGGACCCTTTAAGCCAGCAGCACTTCTACCCTCCATAAGTGAAGAAGACAAAGTTATATTGAATAATGTCGAAAAGATCGTTGAGTTCTTGACTGCAGGAAGTTCAATATCAAGAACATCTAATCAG GGCGTGGTTGTTACACAGGTCATCCAAGAGCTTCTTCCGGTATTGCCAGGCATATCTGCCACAGTGCTACCTGAGGTGCTCAACCGACTATCTTCCCGGGTGCTAGCACGCATTATCCGGGATACATTTTTGTAA